GCATCATTTTCATCATCGTCTATTTTTTTGTTTTCAAAGTCACTCGTAATTATAAAATGTATTGCTGTATAACCAAATAATTTTCGTATATATGACTGACGCTCAACAACAGCTTGCAATCTTTTCGTTGGCACGGTCATTCTTTTCTTATTAAAGAAACCATATTCAATTTTAAGCTGTTCATTTTCCTGCATAACTGTGAACCCATAAAATCTTATCATGGTAATAATAGTGCCGATAATATATGCCGCTAATAACACTAGTAAAACGACAATCAAAATAGTAATACTTATAAATTGAACCAATTGACTAATTTGATAACTAAGTTTTGACCATGGAATTAACTCTCTTGCAGCGCCATAAACTGGAACTAAAGCTGCTAACGTAACACCGATAGCTCCACTGGTCATTGCCATTAATAATAATTCTTTAAATTTCATTTGATATACTGGAATACGTTTATTTTTGCCAATAACAGTTTGGCTCGAATACGAAGCGCCAACTATATCGCTAGTCGCCATATCCGTTTCATTTTCATCAACTCGTTGGTCAATGGCCGCCTGATTCGTTGTTTTTGATTCATTTTGAATTTGAAGTCCTTCTTGTTTTAACTCTGATTGTAATTGGTCAATGTAGTTTTCAAGATATTCGCCTTGTTTCTTTGATATTACACTCAATACAATTCCATCGCTTGGCGTTTTAATTTGTAAATTTACGCCACCTATAATTTGATTGACCACACCTTGTGACATATCGATAGACTGGATACGTTTAATATTTAATTCTTTACGTTTCTTATTAAAAAGGCCTGTTGTCAAAATAAAAGTATTATTCTCAATCCAATAGCGCGTATTCATAATTTGGATAATTTGAGGAATGTATGATATTAAAAAGAATACTAGTACTAAACCTGACCATGAATACGATACTGGATCAGAAAAATCAAAATCTTTTAATTGAAAGAAGATAAAGATAATAAAAACAATAATGTTTTGTTTAATCGCATTAATTAAACCGTTAAAATATGAAATTGGGTGTAACTTTTGAGGTTTAGACATCACTTTCAACCCCTTTCAAATTTGACAGAGTTTGTTCTTCGATAATTTTAATATCACTATCTGACATCATTGGTAATCTAATCGAATGACCAGCTGTCACAAATTCAACTTTATACAATTTAAGCATTTGACTTAATGGATTAGATTTAATCGACAAATATTGCAATCGTTCGATTCGACTCGTTTCTTCTTTATATATTAGAAAAGATGTACGATACTGAATACTTGATTGATCTACTTTATAGTAACGACAGTGGTATTGCCATAATGGTTTAATAATTAATTTTAAAACGGTAAAGGTGCAAAAAACAAACAAGATATAAAGTAAGTATTGTGACCATTCAAACTTTAACCATACTATATAGAAAATGGCATATATAATAACACTCAACAAAAATTCTAAGCCATTTGTAATATAGTAATATACCAAAGCCTGCTTAGGGCTTTTAGACTTTATAAGTTGATTAGACATATGTCACACTCCTCAAAATCAAGAATCTATAAATTTAATTTCTATTCATTTTTATTTTTATATGTTGCTAATTATAGCATATGACGATATTGAAGATAACTTGACGATTAAATAAAACAGATAGCATTGATCTGACCTCATTCAAACCATTCACTTCGTAACAAGTTGATTTGATTAAAAATATTAATTATCAAAATTAGTTATTAAGAATTCATTAAGATACTCATACAGAAATAAATTTTATAGCATTTAATTGTGAAGAATATTATGATATTGCTATCGAGGTGAAGGTTATGACGAACACTGAATCGCTAAAAATAGGAAAGAAGCGTGGATCTCTAACCATCTATATATGTTATAGTCCTGGTGTTGGTAAAACGTTTGAGATGCTATCGAATGCGATTGATTTATATCAAAATGGTGTTGATATAAAAATTGGATATATCGAACCACATCAACGTCGTGAAACCGAAGCATTGGCAAAAAAATTACCCAAAATCGCAACTAATGTCACAAAACATGGTAGCCATAGTTTTCAGTATTTGAATATAGACCGTATTATTGAAGAAGCGCCGGCGATTGTTCTGATCGATGAGTTAGCGCATACAAATATATCAAGAGAGCGCCATGAAAAACGACACATGGATATTGAAGAAATTTTAAACCACGGTATAGATGTGCATACAACATTAAATATTCAGCATATCGAAAGCTTAAGTAGCCAAATAGAATCGATGACTGGTGTCCAAGTAAAAGAACGTGTACCTGATTATTTTATAATTGGCGCAGATGTCTTAGAAGTTGTAGATATTTCACCTACCCAATTAATAAAAAGGCTAAAAGCTGGAAAAGTATACAAAAAAGATCGTCTTGAAGTTGCATTTAGCAATTTTTTTACTTATGAACACTTAAGTGAGCTTAGAACGCTAACGCTACGCACTGTCGCTGATTTAATGAGTGATAAAGAAAAATTACGCCATAATCATAAAACAGTTATGACACCACATATTGCTGTAGCTATTAGTGGCAGTATTTACAATGAAGCGGTTATAAAAGAGGCTTTTCGCATTGCCCAAAAAGAACATGCAAAATTTACAGCTATTTATATAGATATTTTTGAAAAAAACAGGCATCACCATGATAGCCAAAAGCATGTTCATCGTCATCTTATGCTAGCTAAATCATTAGGCGCTAAAGTAAAAGTTGTCTACGGTAAAAGCGTAGCATCAGCTTTAGACGAATGGTGTAAAAATCAAGATGTAACCAAATTAATTATCGGACAACATATTAGAAATAAATGGGTAGACTTTTTTAATACACCATTGATTGATCGCTTAATGTCATTTGATCATCACTATAAAATTGAAATTGTTCCTATTAAACAAATTTCTGTCGCATTAAATACGAATAAAATACCTTATCGCCCTAAAAGTAAACGATTCGCTATAGATATGTTGAAAATGCTTTTGATTCAAATGATTTTTATATTAATGGGTTTATGGGTATATGAGCTTGATAAATATGAATCCAGTACTATTATCTTAATGCTCTTTCTCATTGGCATCATATTAGTATCAATTTGGACACAATCGTATATGATTGGATTTTTAGCAGCAATACTGAATGTCTTTGTTTTTAATTACTTTTTTACAGAACCAAGATTTACGTTTGAAGTATATCGCTTTGATTATCCAATTACATTTATTGTAAGTATTTTAACTAGTATTTTAACGAGCGCTTTATTAAAACAAATTAAACTTCAGTATTCAATTACTAAAAAGCAACTCTATCGAACAGATTTATTATTACAATTTAATGCTTCGATTAAACAAACATATACAGTAAAAGATTTATTGGTAAATGCAGGACACCAAATTTATCAATTATTGCAACAATCAATTACAATTTACGTGATAGACGACTCTAAAGTCAGTAAAACAATTCCATTGCAACATGACATTGACCTTAAAAACCAACATTATGAACAAGTGTTAGGTTGGGTTATCAAAAACGAAAGCCAAGCAGGTGCAACAACAGATACCTTTCCAGGCATTAATCAATGGTTCATCCCGATAGGTACTTCCCCTATCAAAGGTGTAGTAGCAATTAATTGTCAACAATCACAAACAATTAATCCGTATGATGCATCTATACTTGAATCTATGTTAAATGAACTATCCCTAGCAGTTGAGAATGTGTCATTATTAAAACAAACGAGAGAGTCTATGTTACAAGCTGAGCGCCAACTCACGCATTCTAATTTTTTGCGCTCAATTTCTCATGATATACGTACACCTTTAACAGCTATTATGGGAAATTTAGATATTTTGATGACACATAATAAACTAATGCCGTTCAATGAACAACAGCAATTATTGTTAAATAGTTACCAAGAAAGTCAGTATTTATATCATTTAGTAACCAATATATTGTCACTAACTCGATTACAATCTTCTAATGTTTATATCAAATTACAACCATATTTAGTTAGTGAATTAGTAGAGGAAATTGATACTATTTTAAAACGTCGTCATTTAAAAGATAATGTAACAATCTCATTAACTGAAGATATACATTTTGTGAGGATTGACAGTAAATTAATACTTCAAGCAATATTTAATTTAATTGAAAATGCAATAAAACATTCGCCTTCCAACACGACTATTAAATTATGTATTCATAGACCTAATGATAAACAAGTTCGATTTTCTGTTATTGATGAAGGTCCAGGTATAAGTGCGCAAGAACAACAAAAGATTTTTGAACCTTTTTACACTGGTGTTAATAAACATTTTAAAGATAACCAAAAAGAAAGTATGGGACTTGGTCTTTATTTAGTGCAGACGATACTGCATAAACATCATTCAACTTTACAATATAAAATGAATCAACCACATGGTAGTATATTTTATTTCAATATTGATATAGATTTAAGTGAAGGAGACGTATAATGCATTCTAAAATATTAATTATTGAAGATGATCATGCAATTACACATTTACTAGATGTCGCTCTAACTTTAGATTATTACACTGTAACTACAGCTGAAAATGCCACAAGTGCACATTTTAAAATTCAAATTGATAAACCAGATATCATATTATTAGACTTAGGCTTACCAGATAAAGATGGTTTATGCTTAATTACCGAGATTAGACAGCACACTGATATTCCTATTATTGTGATAAGTGCTAGACAAGAGGAACAAACTATTATTCAAGCATTAGATAATGGTGCAAATGACTATATGACAAAACCATTTAATGTTGATGAACTTCGTGCAAGAATTAGAGTTATTGAAAGAATTGCTAAATCTAACCAAGAAACAAATATTATTTTTACAAACGGTTTACTAAGCATCGACTTTGGTTCAAAATCAGTTATTATCAATAACCAAGAAGTTCATTTGACACCAAATGAATTTAGTTTGCTAGAATTGTTATCCAAACATAAAG
This is a stretch of genomic DNA from Staphylococcus roterodami. It encodes these proteins:
- a CDS encoding response regulator transcription factor yields the protein MHSKILIIEDDHAITHLLDVALTLDYYTVTTAENATSAHFKIQIDKPDIILLDLGLPDKDGLCLITEIRQHTDIPIIVISARQEEQTIIQALDNGANDYMTKPFNVDELRARIRVIERIAKSNQETNIIFTNGLLSIDFGSKSVIINNQEVHLTPNEFSLLELLSKHKGKVLTYEMILKRIYGYVNKTEMPSLRVHMTSLRQKLAQCHTDAKDIIKTHPRIGYQMLQWKDK
- a CDS encoding PH domain-containing protein encodes the protein MSNQLIKSKSPKQALVYYYITNGLEFLLSVIIYAIFYIVWLKFEWSQYLLYILFVFCTFTVLKLIIKPLWQYHCRYYKVDQSSIQYRTSFLIYKEETSRIERLQYLSIKSNPLSQMLKLYKVEFVTAGHSIRLPMMSDSDIKIIEEQTLSNLKGVESDV
- a CDS encoding PH domain-containing protein, which gives rise to MSKPQKLHPISYFNGLINAIKQNIIVFIIFIFFQLKDFDFSDPVSYSWSGLVLVFFLISYIPQIIQIMNTRYWIENNTFILTTGLFNKKRKELNIKRIQSIDMSQGVVNQIIGGVNLQIKTPSDGIVLSVISKKQGEYLENYIDQLQSELKQEGLQIQNESKTTNQAAIDQRVDENETDMATSDIVGASYSSQTVIGKNKRIPVYQMKFKELLLMAMTSGAIGVTLAALVPVYGAARELIPWSKLSYQISQLVQFISITILIVVLLVLLAAYIIGTIITMIRFYGFTVMQENEQLKIEYGFFNKKRMTVPTKRLQAVVERQSYIRKLFGYTAIHFIITSDFENKKIDDDENDAGSVMILPFIKRDKAYQIIQHLVPNLSYRQVNEGMPLSGFHRHILIPSIIVISIAAIGWYFWNQLLWLFMIISLLIIGLFVLKGYLYVKHAGFKMTEDQMTIQNFELFKRNIYYFKENHILGFVTWQHPLLKSNGLSNFNFIIAKGMTNESIKLKYARSEDVQMLKSWYLRGENNASL
- a CDS encoding sensor histidine kinase KdpD, whose amino-acid sequence is MTNTESLKIGKKRGSLTIYICYSPGVGKTFEMLSNAIDLYQNGVDIKIGYIEPHQRRETEALAKKLPKIATNVTKHGSHSFQYLNIDRIIEEAPAIVLIDELAHTNISRERHEKRHMDIEEILNHGIDVHTTLNIQHIESLSSQIESMTGVQVKERVPDYFIIGADVLEVVDISPTQLIKRLKAGKVYKKDRLEVAFSNFFTYEHLSELRTLTLRTVADLMSDKEKLRHNHKTVMTPHIAVAISGSIYNEAVIKEAFRIAQKEHAKFTAIYIDIFEKNRHHHDSQKHVHRHLMLAKSLGAKVKVVYGKSVASALDEWCKNQDVTKLIIGQHIRNKWVDFFNTPLIDRLMSFDHHYKIEIVPIKQISVALNTNKIPYRPKSKRFAIDMLKMLLIQMIFILMGLWVYELDKYESSTIILMLFLIGIILVSIWTQSYMIGFLAAILNVFVFNYFFTEPRFTFEVYRFDYPITFIVSILTSILTSALLKQIKLQYSITKKQLYRTDLLLQFNASIKQTYTVKDLLVNAGHQIYQLLQQSITIYVIDDSKVSKTIPLQHDIDLKNQHYEQVLGWVIKNESQAGATTDTFPGINQWFIPIGTSPIKGVVAINCQQSQTINPYDASILESMLNELSLAVENVSLLKQTRESMLQAERQLTHSNFLRSISHDIRTPLTAIMGNLDILMTHNKLMPFNEQQQLLLNSYQESQYLYHLVTNILSLTRLQSSNVYIKLQPYLVSELVEEIDTILKRRHLKDNVTISLTEDIHFVRIDSKLILQAIFNLIENAIKHSPSNTTIKLCIHRPNDKQVRFSVIDEGPGISAQEQQKIFEPFYTGVNKHFKDNQKESMGLGLYLVQTILHKHHSTLQYKMNQPHGSIFYFNIDIDLSEGDV